GCGATGTAGACGATTATCTGCTGAAATCTTACCCGTGGCATCTCAACCGCGAAACGATTAAGCAAGAATTTAGAGACGTTATCTACGATCCGCAAGCAGATCCAGGTAAAGTTAAACAAGAGCTAGAGCAGCTAGATAAAGATTATTTCACACAAAAACTGAATCAACGCGGCGATCTACTTGAGAACAAAGTCCAAGAAGTTGCCCAGCAATTAGAAGAGATCCGCACCGAGATTTTAGCTACGGTTTCTGCTGGTGCGTCACAAGCGCAATCGCAAGACCTGCGTAGCCGTGTAGAAAATTATCTGCGTTCGACTGGTAAGGAAGAACTAAATCCTGAAGGAATTGAGCGCGACTTCCAAACTCTTCTAGAAGATCCAGAAGCGGGTGTGGAAACACTCAGCGATCGCCTATCGCAATTTGACCGCGATACTTTGACTCAACTGCTCAAACAACGCCAGGATATTAGCGAAGAGGAAGCAAATAATATTGTCGGTCAACTCGAAAGCACTCGCGATCGCGTTGTCAACAAAGCCAAAGAATTGCAAGAACAGGCGCAAGCTAAAGCAGCAGAAGTAAGGCAGAAAGTAGAAGAGTATCTTCGCAATACTAATAAAGAAGAACTCAACCCTGAAGGCATCGAGCGCGATTTCCGCACCTTGCTAGAAGATCCGCAAGTGGGAATTTCTGTATTACGCTCAAGATTATCGCAGTTCGATCGCGAAACGTTAGTAGCATTACTATCGCAACGTCAAGATTTGAGCGAGGAGCAAATAAATCAAACTCTCGATCGCTTAGAATCAGTCCGCGATAATATCTTACAAGCACCGCAACAGCTCACAGGCAAGGCCAAAGAGCAATACGACAAAACGACAACGGCGATTTCTAAATATCTGCGTAACACCAACCTAGAAGAACTCAATCCTGAAGGCATCCAGCAGGATTTACGTAAAGTATTGGAAGATCCTCAAGAGGGAGCCATAGCATTACGCGATCGCTTGTCTCGCGTCGATCGGGAAACCTTGGTGAAACTACTGTCGCAACGGCAAGACTTGAGTGAAGAACAAGTCAACCGCGCGATCGACTCTGTAGAAGAAGCAATTAACAGCATTGTGCAAGCACCACGCCGTTTGGCAAGCCGCGTCCAACAGCAGGCGATCGATTTTGAGACAACTTTAGAAGGTTACTTGCGGAATACGAATAAAGAAGAACTCAATCCCGATAGCATTAAGCGCGACTTGCAACTATTGCTTAACGATCCTCGTGCTGGATTAGGTAGTTTGGGCGATCGCCTCTCGCACTTCGATCGTTCGACGATTGTGGCTTTACTGTCTCAAAGAGAAGATATTTCGGAAGAAGAAGCAAATCAAATTGTCGATCGCATCCTGACTGTACGTAACTCTGTTGCCGAGCAAATTGAGAAAATTCAGCGTAGCGTACAGTCTGTTATCGACTCAGTTTTCGATCGCATTCGCAGCTACCTCAACTCGCTAGAGCGTCCCGAACTCAACTACGAGGGAATTCAGCAAGACTTCACCACCTTGTTTGACGATCCGCAAGCGGGATTTGATGCTCTACGCAATCGCTTGAGCCAATTCGATCGCGACACACTAATCGCCGTGTTGAGTTCTCGCGAAGATATTTCCCCAGCCGATGCCGAGCGGATTGTGGGTCAAATTGAAGGTACGCGCGATCGAGTGCTGCATCAAGCCGAACGCATTCAGCAAGAAACGCAAAAACGGCTGGAAGCTTTGAAACAACAAGCACAGGCAACAGCAGTAGAAACCAAAAAAGCCGCATCTGGTGCAGCTTGGTGGTTGTTTGGTACGGCTTTGACTTCTCTTGTCGCATCTGCGATCGCCGGAGCGTTAGCCGTGAACGGGATCGGTGGATTGTTTTAAAGTTTCCACTGGAATTTTGAAATTGGAGCAAAAAAATGACTTTAGGCTACCACAGACGAGCAGTAGGCACATTTGAGCGGCGTAAAGATGCGGAACGCGCCCTGAATGAATTAAAGCATTCTGGTTTTGGGATGGGTCGGGTTTCCATCATCGCCCAAGATGCAGACAGCAAACCTGATATTGCTGGTGTAGATGTAGAAGATCGCGATCGCGTCGGGAACAAAGCCGATGAAGGTGCTGCTACTGGAGCGGTGACAGGCGGAGTTTTAGGCGGACTGACTGGTTTATTGGTCGGACTAGGCACTTTAGCAATTCCTGGTGTTGGTCCAGTGATGCTAGCGGGCGAAGTTGCTACAGCCCTGGCTACGACTGCGGCTGGTGGTGCGATTGGTGCGGCTGCGGGCGGTTTGCTAGGCGCACTAATTGGCTTGGGGATTCCCGAGGAAAGAGCCAAAGTTTACAGCGATCGCGTTTCTAGAGGACATTATTTAGTTATTGTGGATGGCACTGACGACGAAATCGCCCACGCAGCCAGAATTCTTGGCGGTGGCGGGATTCAAGAATGGGGTGTATATAACAACCCAAATGCGACCACTACCCGTACCGATGTTGTGACTGATGTAGCGCGGATAAATTCGACTAGACCGGCTTACCGCACCGAAGGCATTGTCGATAACGTCAATACAGCTAACCCCACATACCGCACCGAAGGTAGTGTTGACGATGCTCCTGAAGTCATTATTGTCGATCGTCGGGACGAGACTCACTGAGAACCAGCATAGTATTGACTAATGGGTGGAAGGACATACTGTCAGTGCGATACTATAGCGATTCTCGTTATGATGCGATACATTCGTAGGGGCGCACAGCTGTGCGCCCCTACAGATCTTGTATTTCATCGAATTGAAAAAGGCTATATCTCGCTCGGAAACTATAGCAGTTCTAAATGATTTGTAAAGTAGGCTTTTAGCCTGCGGCAGGCTAGAAGCCTGCTCCACGTTCATGAATCAAAACTGAAATTTCAGACAGCTAGCTTAGTAGCGGGAACGTCTTTTCCGCTGCTTATGCTTAGCGAGTTCCTTACGTTTATGTTTTTCAATTGGCGTTTCAAAGTGACGATGTTTCTTGATGTCTAAAAAAATCCCTGCTTTAGAAACTTCGCGCTTAAATCGACGCAAGGCTGACTCAATTCCTTCATTTTCACCCAAAATAATTTGTGCCATCTATTCTCCTCTCAATTGAGTAAGTTAGGATAGAATTTGGGCAATTTATCCTGAAATTAAGTTGTTAGCAAAAAAGGGTAGACTCCCGATCTACCCTTAAACCTTAGAGTTAAATTATCTGTCTTAAAGCTTAGTAGCGACTAGAGAAATTACCTCTGCGATTACCACCGAATGAGCTTCTGTCTTCTCTAGGCTTTGCCTTATTAACCTTCAGGTTGCGCCCCATCCATTCAGCACCATCAAGAGCATCAATGGCAGCTGTTTCTTCAGTATCTGTATCCATTTCCACAAAAGCAAAACCGCGCATCCGACCAGTTTCGCGATCGGTTGGGAGTTGCACCCGCTTTACAGAACCGTACTCTGCAAAAGCAGCACTGAGGTCTTCTTGCGTTACCTCGTATGATAAATTGCCGACATATATAGACATATGATTGTCTCCAAAATCAAAAGGTGTAGAGATTTAGATTTCGGAGAGAAGCCTGTTAATGTTAAAAACAAACGATATAACCGAATTTTAGTCTCACCCACTATACTAGCGCACTATTGAACTCTCGCACGAGAGCGATCGCGTTGGAATGGGTGTATTGAATACATTTTAGTTAGTGATAAAAGACCTTCGCCATATTTTAACAAGCTGTGTAGACGCTCCCTCCGGCATCGCTAGATGTATGCGCTCAAAAGCCTTTGATGCTTTGTTTTGTGGAACTTTGCTCTTGATTTATCTAGTTGGGATCTAGTCAAAAGATAGATAACTCCGATTGAGTGCGGTCAAGACTAGTCGTTGAAATATTCAAGCAGATCGACAGAAATATTTTGTTATAATAATTTACATACGCTTACACGAGGGCATCCATGCGCTACACCGATAAAGAAGGGAATACCCTCAACCTGAATGAATGTATGACTGCCGATAGCTTCTTGATGGAGCCTGACGTTTATACCTGCGAACCACTGGAAATGCATTTCAACCAAAACGGAGATCTCAAAGCCGGAAAGAGACCGAAGAAAGCAGTAGTTAGCAAATCTTTGTAGTGGCGATTAGCTCAGTATGACAATAGCGAGCGAACTAGGTATCTAACCTCAGACAAAGATATCTAGCTAGACTCTATCTTCTAGTTTTCGCCCCAGTGGGGCAGGAGTCAGCGATGAATCAGCCCATTAAATTATCTATAGAGCAAGAATTTAGCCTCAGAAGCTTTGCCGACCAAGTGCAGCAGATGTCCCGCGAACAAGCCCAGGAATTTTTGATTGTGCTGCATAAGCAGATGATAATTCAGAAAACAATGTACCAGGAATTTCTGAAGCATGAGTGGCATCTGGACTAGGATCGCGCTTTTGGGGCAGAGCTGGTGAGAAAGCGCCTCCAAAACCTCTATCTACCTGCTTTATCCAATATATCTGGTGGTAATTCAATCTCTTTTGAAGCTGTGCGGCTACAGCTATTAGCCAACAATCGGGTACAGATTTGGGCTAATGCCAATCTAAGCAACGGCGAACTCGTGCCGATTAGTCTGAGTGTAACCATAACCATCGAGCGACGATGCCGCCTTGCTTTTTGCCAGCCGAAGTTTGAAGCAGATAGCGTACCAGAATCTCGACGAGAAATCTCTCAAACCCTAAGCATCATATTGGTAGAAATTTTAGATCGCATGGTCGATTTGGATCGCTTCGATCTCGATGGCATCACGCTCCGACTCAACCAATTGGAAACCCAAGAAAAACTATTGATTTTCAGCGGCTACGCCCAAATTGAGCGCATCCCCGCCAACTCCTAGTTTGCTAGTAAATCACGTGCTGACATGCATCAGTGCTTTAACTGGTAGCGTCGATTCTGTCAGAGGATCGTAGCCTCACTGCTGGGTAATTCGCTCTCTTGCTAAAGTGCGGTATTCCCAGAAATGCTCTCCAGCCGCACACAGCCCCAGATACATATTCAGAACTTGAGGTTTGGTACGCACGATTACCCACAACTGTCGCCAAAATTGCGCCCGAATTTCAGCTCGTCGCCAGCCCTGATGCCAGATTAATTGCGCTAATAGCCGCAGCCCTTTGCCTGGAGCAAAGTACATACTCTGTCTTCTTCCAGTAGGGGGAACAATGTTAAGGCATTGCTCAAAACAGCGCTTGAGATAGTTTGCGGGTTCGTACAACGTCCAGAAGCCTTCTACATACTCTCTAGCAATTTCAGCAACTGGTCGAGTGGGGATGAAATTCATCAACGTGTTTTGATCCCCGACTGGGGTGATACCGATGCCCTCTAATAAACGCTGTTCTGCTTTCAGCCGATTCCAAAGGGCAGTATTAGGCAAGGCTTGCAAAATTCCCAGCATCGGTTGAGGAATACTAGTTTGTTCCACAAATGCTTGAATTCGTTCTCCAGCGCCCGAGCGTTCTCCGTCAAAGCCCAGGATAAAACCTGCGTAAATCAATAATCCTGCCTCATTAATCTTGCGACAGGCTTCTATTAGCGGGTTACGGGTATTTTGCAACTTGCGAGTGGTTTGCAGGCTATCAGTATCTGGAGTTTCGATACCAAGAAAGACGGCGTAGAACCCTGCTTCTTGCATGAGTTGTAGCAGTTCATCATCCTCTGCTAGGTTAACCGAGGCTTCAGTGATGAATGTGAAGGGATAGCTGCGTTCCTTCATCCAAGGAATCAATTCTCGTAGGAACCGTTTGACATTGCGCTGATTCCCAATAAAATTGTCGTCAACGATGAAAAGCGACCCCCGCCAGCCTAAGTCGTAGAGATTTTGCAACTCTGCTAAGGTCTGACTTGGTTCCTTAGTGCGCGGTTTACGACCATAAAGCGTGATAATGTCACAGAATTCGCAGTTGAAGGGGCAGCCGCGAGAAAACTGAATTGCCATCATGAAGTAGGCATCCCGCTGGAGCAGATCGAAGCGGGGAATCGGGCTAGTGGTAACGTCAGGCTTCTCGGTAGCGCGAAATATTCCTTGTTGTTGACCTTGGGAAAGTGCTTCTAGAAATTGCGGGATAGTTAGCTCGCCTTCATCCAGTACCAAATAATGCGCTCCAGAGGCGAGGGCATCTTGAGGAACTGAAGTTGGATATGGTCCCCCCACTGCCACCTTCTTGCCCAACCGTACAGCTTTTTGAATCAGGGCGTGGAAGTCCGGTTTCTGAACCAGCATGGCAGAAAGAATAACCATGTCGCACCACTGCCAATCGCCATCTGTTTCCTGGTTGACATTACGGTCATAAAACCTAATTTCCCAATCCTTTGGCAGCATTGCTGCAACTGTAATAATTCCCAATGGCGGAATGACTGCTTTGAGTCCAGCCATTTCCATACAGCGATCGTAAGACCAGAAAGACTGGGGAAAACAAGGGTAGAGCAAGAGTGCCTTCATATACGAAGTTTCCTTGTATGGACTGGATTTTAAGTTTGAAGAAGCGCGATCGCATCAGTGATTTCTACTTCTGATTCTGATGGGAATAGGAAAGCCTTTGACACTACAATCAATAATGGTTTCAGATACTTGCTTTAGATTAACGTAAGTGCAACTTCTACCTGCTACACTTAGCATTTTACTGAAATCAAGCCCGAGTTCGGCAGGCAACATAGCATTAGCCTCTGCAACAAGCTAAGATTCGAGTGCGCGTTATGAGGCTGTTGGTGGTAAAACAATTTTTCGAGCTAACCCCATTTGCTTCAAAAGCAGAATTGTCCACCAGGTCAGATCGATTTCCCACCACTTCCAACCCGCTTTTGCCACGTTGGGATAGGCATGATGGTTGTTGTGCCAGCCTTCCCCGTAGGTGAGAATTGCTGCCCACCACAGGTTACGAGAATTATCATCGGAGTCATGGCTGCGGTAGCCAGTGATATGACTTGCAGAGTTGATCAGCCAAGTACTGTGCCAGAGCAAGACTGCTCTTACGAATAGTCCATAGATAACGAATGACCAACCCCCAAGCAGGTATAGTCCAACTCCGAGTGGGATTTGCAGCAACAGATAGTAGCGATCGAGCCAACGGTAGAACGCATCTTTTGCTAAATCCGGTGCAAATTTCCGGTTGGATTCGTACTCAAAAAACTCTGGACGTTTGTACAGCAGCCAACCCATGTGGCTCCACCAGAAACCCCGTTTTGCAGAGTAGGGATCTTTGTCAATGTCTTCGGTGTATGCGTGATGTCTGCGATGTCCTGCGACCCAAAAGAGCGGACCACCTTGTAACGCTAGCGAACCGATCAGGGCGATCGCGTATTCCAATCCCTTCGGCACTTGCAAACTACGATGAGTCAGCAATCGATGATACCCCAAGCAAATGCCAATACTGCCAAATAACCAATGGAGGAAGATTGCTACTCCCAGAGCCGACCAGGAGAAAAACCAGGGTGCTAATAAAGCTATAGCATGAACTGCCGCAAAAAACGTTATGCTCGTCCAATTCGGTACGAGCGGCTGACCGTTCTCGCGGTCAGTTTCAACCATATTCGTCGTCATGAAAACCTTACTTATAACTTATGTTTCTCATCCTAGCCAAGTGTTTTATCGCTCGTGTCCGCCTAGAGTTTGAAGTAGCTGTACTGCTAAAGTAGAGAACTACAAATTATTGGAGGGTTAAGTCGAATACAAACTATCTTCACAACTTCAAGCTGTTGAGCGTGGCAATAACTACAGCAGGTCTCAGAGCTTGAGCTGGTTGGTCATTGCGATCGCTATACAGTGGTTGATAAACTGGCATTTTTTGGTAACAGTGACTACAACGCCAGTAAATTCCTGCCAAATCTATATGACGGAGCAAAATGTATGAACAACAAGGGCATGTAGACTTCCTCAATCTAGATTGCCCAGCATACACGGCTAGATTCTTTCGACTGTTTTCAGTTGTATAAGGAGTCAGTGATTGAAGAGACTTATTTAATAAAACTTGCATTTTTCTAACCTATGTTTGTTAATATTCGATTTAATTTTTATCTGGGATCGCAGCAATCTATAGCTGAATCCATAGCTCTTATCTGCACTTCTAGTTTAAAATCTCTCAATTAAGCCCTTAACTATCTCTTTTTTCAGAAGTGACTGCGATCGCAATTCTGAAGCAACAAAGCGGGCAAAGTCAGATGAGACAATTAGGAGGAATTAAAATAAAGATCGTTTGAATCTCGCGGTAGTAGAAACCTACTCGCAACAGTACGCATGTCCCATTTTCTTCTGCACTGCTGCGTTCTTGTATATTAAGCAGCTAGAGAAACCAAAAAGCAATTGCTTCCCGCTGGAAATTTTTTCTACAAGCGGCTCAACGAAACGTCCTTTAACTCAATCCTAGCTCTATTCACTGTGAGGATACGACCCATCCATTCAATGCCTCTCAGCATCTGAACTGCCGATATTTCTTCGGCACATGTTTCCATTTCTACTACAGCAAATCCTCTGTTCTTGCCAGTTTTATGATTTGTAGGTATATGAACCTGTTTCACAGTTCCATACTCTAAAAATATCCGCTTGAGGTCGTCTTCTTCAACCTCAGAAGATAGATTTTCTATATAAATTGACATGCAATAACCCCCAAACCTATTAGGTGTAGAGCTTTAGATTCGGGAAGATGTCTATGGCAGAGTGTCTAATGCTTAGTCACGTAGCCGAAAATAATTCTCGTTAATTTAATCTTAGCATAAAATGCTCGATCGCGCTTAAAGAACTAATTCTTGAGCAGCTTTTTCAGTAGCTTTTTAACTTCCTCAACCTCGCGTTTAACAATCAATACAAAGCTTCTACCTTTTGTCGAAAGGCAATTAAAGCGTGCTTGCCATGATGCTCTTTAAGTGCCAAGAAAATAGTATCTGAGACTTCTGGCGACACAATTGTCTTGATTTCAATATTAGTGTTGTAGCCTGCCATGTCTCCCAAGCGTCTGCCGTGACCACCCTCACCCTGCACTTGAATAATAGTGTAGCCACTAACATTGTGGCTTTTCAGTAATTGGACAATGCTATCTTTGAGTACTGTTTCACCGATAATAGTAACTAGGACGGCAGATTGGGTTGGGGTGGCTTCGGGTGACATATAAAACTCCACTTTAGTATTAGGTTCTACTCTGGGTCATTTAACCAATTTTATCCGACCAGACCGACCAAAGCTTAAATTGCTCGGCAGAATTCGATCGGAGTTATGTTACATAGACCTAAAATACTTAAATCGATAGCCCTTGCTCTACTGCATAGCACCGATTAAGTAGTCGAAATAAGCACCAACTTCGCCAGCGTCTTCTCCAGACATCATCGTGCTAGTGACATTCTTCAT
This window of the Chroococcidiopsis thermalis PCC 7203 genome carries:
- the rpsU gene encoding 30S ribosomal protein S21, producing MAQIILGENEGIESALRRFKREVSKAGIFLDIKKHRHFETPIEKHKRKELAKHKQRKRRSRY
- a CDS encoding RNA recognition motif domain-containing protein — protein: MSIYVGNLSYEVTQEDLSAAFAEYGSVKRVQLPTDRETGRMRGFAFVEMDTDTEETAAIDALDGAEWMGRNLKVNKAKPREDRSSFGGNRRGNFSSRY
- a CDS encoding acyl-CoA desaturase translates to MTTNMVETDRENGQPLVPNWTSITFFAAVHAIALLAPWFFSWSALGVAIFLHWLFGSIGICLGYHRLLTHRSLQVPKGLEYAIALIGSLALQGGPLFWVAGHRRHHAYTEDIDKDPYSAKRGFWWSHMGWLLYKRPEFFEYESNRKFAPDLAKDAFYRWLDRYYLLLQIPLGVGLYLLGGWSFVIYGLFVRAVLLWHSTWLINSASHITGYRSHDSDDNSRNLWWAAILTYGEGWHNNHHAYPNVAKAGWKWWEIDLTWWTILLLKQMGLARKIVLPPTAS
- a CDS encoding P-II family nitrogen regulator yields the protein MSPEATPTQSAVLVTIIGETVLKDSIVQLLKSHNVSGYTIIQVQGEGGHGRRLGDMAGYNTNIEIKTIVSPEVSDTIFLALKEHHGKHALIAFRQKVEALY
- a CDS encoding NblA/ycf18 family protein, whose protein sequence is MNQPIKLSIEQEFSLRSFADQVQQMSREQAQEFLIVLHKQMIIQKTMYQEFLKHEWHLD
- a CDS encoding RNA recognition motif domain-containing protein — translated: MSIYIENLSSEVEEDDLKRIFLEYGTVKQVHIPTNHKTGKNRGFAVVEMETCAEEISAVQMLRGIEWMGRILTVNRARIELKDVSLSRL
- a CDS encoding MFS transporter, with the translated sequence MWEIAEIAGHGFNNYWLAQIITEEILTPEEAAAVFSGPQFLVALFAGVVMAFAFQLLLTNFTVALGISALGGGDADDTDNLGSTVRKISTAVGLLALTTGGVALFVASFLAVKLSLVSSAVLGAIIGVVIWSTYFSILLWLGSTTVGSLIGSLVSTATSGFQGLVGTATAALGANVAKNQAVSTAEAIAAAVRQEFTTGLDSDAIGKTLQKSLGNLQLPQLNLDEIRGQFENILKNSDLKSVADSDVLRNINRETFADLVSDRTDLSKQDVNRIVDQLQGVWQQAIGTGEVDPQAQLSQFIKEASPEQLNSSELSEKLEQLVQTSQSNGKQSNGWGNRAVQLGVSALTTAVLERTNLAGIDVENISGQLQKFIDKLPEVDRDKISGQLQQFKQQVQQQAQKLPELPNSAIRSDVDDYLLKSYPWHLNRETIKQEFRDVIYDPQADPGKVKQELEQLDKDYFTQKLNQRGDLLENKVQEVAQQLEEIRTEILATVSAGASQAQSQDLRSRVENYLRSTGKEELNPEGIERDFQTLLEDPEAGVETLSDRLSQFDRDTLTQLLKQRQDISEEEANNIVGQLESTRDRVVNKAKELQEQAQAKAAEVRQKVEEYLRNTNKEELNPEGIERDFRTLLEDPQVGISVLRSRLSQFDRETLVALLSQRQDLSEEQINQTLDRLESVRDNILQAPQQLTGKAKEQYDKTTTAISKYLRNTNLEELNPEGIQQDLRKVLEDPQEGAIALRDRLSRVDRETLVKLLSQRQDLSEEQVNRAIDSVEEAINSIVQAPRRLASRVQQQAIDFETTLEGYLRNTNKEELNPDSIKRDLQLLLNDPRAGLGSLGDRLSHFDRSTIVALLSQREDISEEEANQIVDRILTVRNSVAEQIEKIQRSVQSVIDSVFDRIRSYLNSLERPELNYEGIQQDFTTLFDDPQAGFDALRNRLSQFDRDTLIAVLSSREDISPADAERIVGQIEGTRDRVLHQAERIQQETQKRLEALKQQAQATAVETKKAASGAAWWLFGTALTSLVASAIAGALAVNGIGGLF
- a CDS encoding B12-binding domain-containing radical SAM protein, which codes for MKALLLYPCFPQSFWSYDRCMEMAGLKAVIPPLGIITVAAMLPKDWEIRFYDRNVNQETDGDWQWCDMVILSAMLVQKPDFHALIQKAVRLGKKVAVGGPYPTSVPQDALASGAHYLVLDEGELTIPQFLEALSQGQQQGIFRATEKPDVTTSPIPRFDLLQRDAYFMMAIQFSRGCPFNCEFCDIITLYGRKPRTKEPSQTLAELQNLYDLGWRGSLFIVDDNFIGNQRNVKRFLRELIPWMKERSYPFTFITEASVNLAEDDELLQLMQEAGFYAVFLGIETPDTDSLQTTRKLQNTRNPLIEACRKINEAGLLIYAGFILGFDGERSGAGERIQAFVEQTSIPQPMLGILQALPNTALWNRLKAEQRLLEGIGITPVGDQNTLMNFIPTRPVAEIAREYVEGFWTLYEPANYLKRCFEQCLNIVPPTGRRQSMYFAPGKGLRLLAQLIWHQGWRRAEIRAQFWRQLWVIVRTKPQVLNMYLGLCAAGEHFWEYRTLARERITQQ